The nucleotide window ACTTCTGAGGAGCGAATATTATGGTGAAGGGTGGAGCGCAGGCTACATCAGTCACCGTCATATCGTGATCATACCGGGTAGAGCTACCGCCGCCACCGCCGCCACCGCCGCCACCAGCACCTATAATCATGGCCATTTCGTTTTCACTGAGAAGCCGGCTTTTCTCCTGGGGCACTGAAGCAAAGGCAAGGTTTGAGGTGCTCAAACAGAAACCAAAGATCAAAAACCACACAAAAGTCTTTTTCAACATTTCTTACAATTCCTCCCTTTTTTTGATTTTTTCTCAAAGATTCTCTCCTTGAGACAAATATATTTTACCATGAAAATCCTCTCATCTCACCCCCTTTTTTCTTAACTTCCTCCTTGCCAGCCTTCTTTTCTGTCAGAGACAGATCGACCCTGGCTGGCTCACATTCCACTTATTACTAATTATTCACCTCCTTCCCTTTTGGAATTAATCGTTGGTAAAAATCCTTCTCAAATTCCGGGGGCAGGCCAGGCGCCTCGATCGATTCAAAAAGATTCCGCAGGTATTCCCTGTCCCTCTCCAGAATTTTCAGCCTTCTGGAACAACCGGGACAGACAGAGAGGTGCTGTTCAATCTTCCTCGATTCCCTTCTGCCAATCTCTCCATCCAGATAGAATGAAAGTTCTTTTTTTCTCTTCCTGCAAGG belongs to bacterium and includes:
- a CDS encoding zf-HC2 domain-containing protein yields the protein MPCRKRKKELSFYLDGEIGRRESRKIEQHLSVCPGCSRRLKILERDREYLRNLFESIEAPGLPPEFEKDFYQRLIPKGKEVNN